Proteins from one Phocoena sinus isolate mPhoSin1 chromosome 8, mPhoSin1.pri, whole genome shotgun sequence genomic window:
- the SELENOH gene encoding selenoprotein H, translating to MASRGRKRKAEAALAAAAEKREKPASSQKGVEEASVVIEHCMSURVYGRNAAALSQALRLEAPELPVKVNPTKPRRGSFEVTLLRPDGSSAELWTGIKKGPPRKLKFPEPQEVVKELKKYLS from the exons ATGGCTTCCCGCGGGAGGAAGCGGAAGGCCGAGGCGGCGCTGGCCGCAGCGGCCGAAAAGCGGGAGAAGCCGGCTagcagccagaagggagtggaggaGGCGAGCGTCGTTATCGAGCATTG CATGAGCTGACGCGTCTACGGGCGCAACGCCGCGGCCCTGAGCCAGGCGCTGCGCCTGGAGGCCCCGGAGCTTCCAGTGAAGGTGAACCCTACCAAGCCCCGGAGGGGCAGCTTCGAGGTGACCCTGCTGCGACCCGACGGCAGCA GTGCGGAGCTCTGGACTGGGATTAAGAAGGGGCCCCCACGCAAACTCAAGTTCCCTGAACCTCAAGAGGTGGTGAAGGAGCTGAAGAAGTACCTTTCGTAG